From one Luteipulveratus mongoliensis genomic stretch:
- a CDS encoding TetR/AcrR family transcriptional regulator: MPRKSTRPADTVRLLELLWTPSEAVGRSGVSLEAVTEAAVTVADADGLEAVTMRRVAQEVGIGAMSLYTYVPGRPELVELMLDSAASRVYADRPLPADQGGWRAGIEYVVWSNWDNLREHPWVTDVPPGRPLLGPGVSIKFEHEIQPLDGIGLDDHAMNHLLTTVLSMTSEAARWQAGLDRIRDETELTDEEWWRTAEPVLTRAMEGLHLPIAARVGETVASAGEPEASLRYGLGHLLDGVAATL, translated from the coding sequence ATGCCGCGCAAGAGCACCAGACCAGCCGATACCGTCCGCCTGCTCGAGCTGCTCTGGACGCCGTCGGAAGCGGTCGGTCGGTCCGGGGTATCGCTGGAGGCAGTCACCGAGGCGGCCGTCACGGTGGCCGACGCCGACGGCCTGGAAGCGGTCACCATGCGACGAGTGGCGCAGGAGGTCGGGATCGGCGCGATGTCGCTCTACACCTACGTGCCGGGGCGGCCCGAGCTCGTTGAGCTGATGCTCGACTCCGCCGCCTCTCGCGTGTACGCCGACCGCCCGCTGCCCGCAGATCAGGGCGGCTGGCGCGCCGGTATCGAGTACGTCGTGTGGTCCAACTGGGACAACCTGCGCGAGCATCCATGGGTGACCGACGTGCCGCCTGGTCGGCCCCTGCTCGGTCCGGGTGTGTCCATCAAGTTCGAGCACGAGATCCAGCCGCTCGACGGCATCGGACTGGACGATCACGCGATGAACCACCTGCTCACGACGGTCCTGTCCATGACGTCGGAGGCCGCGCGCTGGCAGGCGGGGTTGGACCGCATCCGGGACGAGACCGAGCTCACCGATGAGGAGTGGTGGCGGACTGCCGAACCCGTCCTCACCCGCGCGATGGAGGGCCTGCACCTGCCCATCGCGGCCCGGGTCGGCGAGACGGTCGCCTCGGCCGGTGAGCCCGAGGCGTCGCTGAGGTACGGCCTGGGTCACCTTCTCGACGGCGTCGCCGCCACCCTCTGA
- a CDS encoding O-methyltransferase has product MARSFEVTDQVQSYVVDHGSFPPSPVLSQLREDTAALGRSSGMQIGHDEGQLLTWLTRLVGARNAIEVGTFTGYSSLCIAEGLADGGRLLCCDVSEEWTALARGAWEKAGVADRIELRIAPALETLTALPDEPTIDLAFIDADKGGYVSYWDALVPRMRPGGVIATDNTLWSGDVVKDDSSDETLTAVKAFNDHVRADDRMETVMLPAYDGLTLSRRR; this is encoded by the coding sequence ATGGCGCGCAGCTTCGAGGTCACTGACCAGGTCCAGTCGTACGTCGTCGATCACGGTTCGTTTCCACCGTCACCGGTGCTGTCCCAGCTACGTGAGGACACCGCCGCGCTCGGTCGATCGTCCGGGATGCAGATCGGGCACGACGAGGGGCAGCTGCTCACCTGGCTCACCCGCCTGGTCGGGGCCCGCAACGCGATCGAGGTCGGCACGTTCACCGGCTACTCCAGCCTCTGCATCGCAGAGGGCCTCGCCGACGGGGGTCGGCTGCTGTGCTGTGACGTGAGCGAGGAGTGGACCGCGCTGGCACGGGGAGCCTGGGAGAAGGCGGGTGTCGCCGACCGGATCGAGCTGCGCATCGCGCCGGCGCTCGAGACGCTCACGGCGCTGCCGGACGAGCCGACGATCGACCTCGCGTTCATCGACGCCGACAAGGGCGGCTACGTGTCCTACTGGGACGCCCTCGTCCCGCGGATGCGTCCCGGTGGCGTCATCGCGACCGACAACACCCTGTGGTCCGGTGATGTCGTCAAGGACGACTCGAGCGACGAAACCCTCACTGCTGTCAAGGCATTCAACGACCACGTGCGCGCGGACGACCGCATGGAGACAGTCATGCTGCCGGCGTACGACGGCCTCACCCTCTCCCGTCGGCGCTGA
- a CDS encoding sensor histidine kinase — protein sequence MSERSWWESLPAAILAAFVISGGVLGSAEHIPASASGQKIDGLAIALGLIGAWSLLLRWVQPYLMVAVAGLAMATYAFMNYPGGPAYLPGPLAVLTFGFVRPRRELYYVAGAYLAAMTLGTVLAGDWDDYSAFVGFIGWTGAAVLVAEVLRARRERAAAHRETQRRQQQQTLVEQQLGLARDLHDSVAHALTAINVQASIAERMARRDPEAAVTAASAIRETSRSALIDLTDIVRSLRATDDTPTAPDRGLADVVGLVEQARGGGLHIDVERLGPDAAVGPEAGTAAYRLVQEALTNATRYAPGSRVRVTIDQRDGLVVSVRDDGGDPLRAGEQVQGSGHGLLGMRERVVASGGTLHHGPTQPRGFEVVGRWTNP from the coding sequence ATGAGTGAACGTTCATGGTGGGAGTCGCTGCCTGCCGCGATCCTGGCGGCTTTCGTCATCTCCGGCGGAGTCCTCGGGTCGGCCGAGCACATTCCCGCTTCCGCGAGTGGCCAGAAGATCGACGGCCTCGCGATCGCCCTTGGCCTCATCGGTGCGTGGTCGCTGCTGCTGCGCTGGGTCCAGCCGTACCTCATGGTCGCCGTCGCCGGCTTGGCCATGGCGACGTACGCCTTCATGAACTATCCGGGCGGCCCCGCCTATCTGCCAGGACCCTTGGCGGTCTTGACCTTCGGGTTCGTCCGGCCGCGGCGTGAGCTGTACTACGTGGCCGGCGCCTACCTGGCGGCGATGACGCTCGGGACGGTCCTTGCGGGTGACTGGGACGACTACTCCGCGTTCGTGGGGTTCATCGGCTGGACCGGTGCGGCCGTGCTGGTGGCCGAGGTCCTGCGGGCCCGGCGCGAGCGGGCCGCAGCCCACCGCGAGACCCAGCGACGCCAGCAGCAGCAGACGTTGGTCGAGCAACAGCTCGGACTGGCTCGTGACCTGCACGACAGCGTCGCGCACGCTCTGACCGCGATCAATGTGCAGGCCTCGATCGCGGAGCGGATGGCTCGTCGCGACCCGGAGGCCGCGGTGACGGCGGCGTCCGCGATCCGTGAGACCAGTCGTAGTGCGCTGATCGACCTGACCGACATCGTTCGCTCGCTGCGGGCAACGGATGACACACCCACTGCGCCGGACCGTGGTCTGGCCGATGTCGTCGGGCTCGTGGAGCAGGCACGCGGAGGCGGGCTGCACATCGACGTCGAACGGCTGGGGCCGGATGCCGCAGTCGGCCCCGAAGCCGGCACGGCGGCGTACCGGCTGGTGCAGGAAGCCCTCACCAACGCCACGCGGTACGCACCGGGTTCGCGGGTGCGCGTCACCATCGACCAGCGTGACGGGCTCGTCGTGAGTGTGCGTGACGACGGGGGAGACCCGCTGCGCGCGGGTGAGCAGGTGCAGGGCTCAGGACACGGGCTGCTCGGCATGCGCGAGCGTGTGGTCGCCTCCGGTGGCACACTGCATCACGGGCCTACCCAGCCAAGAGGATTCGAGGTCGTCGGCCGATGGACCAACCCGTGA
- a CDS encoding nicotinate phosphoribosyltransferase — MVVPSSALLTDHYELTMLQAALRSGAAHRTSVFELFARRLPDGRRYGIVAGTGRFLEALREFRFGTAELDDLRKRKVVDDATLEWLGSYRFSGDIWGYAEGEAYFPGSPILVVESTFAEGVILETVALSIFNHDSAIASAASRMTAVAGDRPCIEMGSRRTHELSAVAAARAAYIAGFATTSNLEAGRRYGVPTSGTAAHSFTLLHDDEREAFQAQVDCLGAGTTLLVDTYDVTNAVQIAVEVAGPELGGVRLDSGDLLGQARDVREQLDGLGATKTRIVVTSDLDEYAIAALQAGPVDAYGVGTQLVTGSGAPTAGMVYKLVARADDAGTMVGVAKASKDKKSVGGRKYALRRIDSRGVAEAEIIGIGERPENDGNDRELLVPLVKGGEIVGDATLEQARERHLASRKELSRKAIQLSRGEPVIPTTYLDDQP; from the coding sequence ATCGTCGTCCCGTCCAGCGCCCTCCTGACCGACCACTACGAGCTGACCATGCTGCAGGCGGCTCTGCGCAGCGGCGCCGCTCACCGCACCAGCGTGTTCGAGCTGTTCGCCCGAAGGCTGCCCGACGGGCGTCGCTACGGCATCGTTGCGGGAACCGGCCGATTCCTTGAGGCGTTGCGCGAGTTCCGTTTCGGCACAGCCGAGCTGGACGACCTGAGGAAGCGAAAGGTTGTCGACGATGCCACCCTCGAGTGGCTTGGGTCGTACCGCTTCTCCGGTGACATCTGGGGGTACGCCGAGGGCGAGGCCTACTTCCCGGGCTCCCCGATCCTCGTGGTCGAGTCCACGTTCGCCGAGGGCGTCATCCTGGAGACGGTGGCGCTGTCGATCTTCAACCACGACAGCGCGATCGCCAGCGCGGCGTCCCGGATGACGGCCGTGGCCGGCGACCGCCCGTGCATCGAGATGGGATCCCGACGCACGCACGAGCTGTCCGCGGTCGCGGCGGCGCGGGCGGCCTACATCGCCGGTTTTGCGACGACCTCAAACCTCGAGGCCGGACGCCGCTACGGCGTCCCGACGTCGGGGACGGCCGCTCACTCGTTCACGCTCCTGCACGACGACGAGCGGGAGGCGTTCCAGGCTCAGGTCGACTGCCTCGGTGCCGGCACCACTCTGCTCGTGGACACCTACGACGTCACCAACGCGGTGCAGATCGCGGTCGAGGTCGCCGGACCGGAGCTCGGTGGCGTACGGCTTGACTCCGGTGACCTGCTCGGCCAGGCCCGTGATGTGCGCGAGCAGCTCGACGGACTCGGCGCCACCAAGACGCGCATCGTGGTGACCAGCGACCTCGACGAGTACGCCATCGCCGCGCTGCAGGCCGGGCCTGTCGACGCCTACGGCGTCGGCACCCAGCTGGTCACCGGTTCAGGAGCGCCGACCGCCGGGATGGTCTACAAGCTCGTGGCGCGCGCCGACGACGCCGGCACGATGGTCGGCGTTGCCAAGGCCAGCAAGGACAAGAAGTCAGTCGGCGGCCGCAAGTACGCCCTGCGTCGCATCGACTCCCGAGGCGTCGCCGAGGCCGAGATCATCGGCATCGGCGAGCGCCCCGAGAACGACGGCAACGACCGCGAGCTGCTCGTGCCCCTGGTGAAGGGCGGCGAGATCGTCGGAGACGCCACGCTGGAGCAGGCCCGCGAGCGACACCTCGCGTCACGAAAAGAGCTGTCACGCAAGGCAATTCAGCTGTCGCGTGGCGAGCCCGTCATCCCCACGACCTATCTCGACGACCAGCCCTGA
- a CDS encoding response regulator — translation MDQPVTPESDDAASAIRTGPIRVVVADDQALVRRGFATLVGLEDDIEVVAEATNGEEAVRSARELRPDVILMDIRMPGLDGLEATRQITEDPDLAAVRVLVLTTFDLDEYVFEALRLGASGFLVKHTDPDELVRAVRVVAAGEALLSPGVTRRLIHQFAQGPRVSAGSPTAPSDLAKHLTDREREVVGLVAQGLSNEEIAGQWFVSQATVRTHVSRAMTKMYARDRAQLVVLAYQHGLATPPN, via the coding sequence ATGGACCAACCCGTGACACCCGAGTCGGACGATGCCGCTTCGGCGATCCGAACCGGCCCAATTCGCGTCGTTGTCGCTGACGACCAGGCTTTGGTACGAAGGGGATTCGCGACCTTGGTCGGTCTCGAGGACGATATCGAGGTGGTGGCCGAGGCGACCAACGGCGAGGAGGCCGTCCGGTCGGCTCGCGAGCTGCGGCCGGACGTCATCCTCATGGACATCCGGATGCCGGGTCTCGACGGGCTCGAAGCCACCCGGCAGATCACCGAGGACCCGGATCTGGCCGCGGTCCGCGTCCTGGTGCTCACGACCTTCGACCTCGACGAGTACGTCTTCGAGGCGTTGCGCCTCGGAGCCAGCGGCTTCCTCGTCAAGCACACCGACCCGGACGAGCTGGTCCGTGCGGTCCGGGTCGTCGCGGCCGGTGAGGCGCTGCTGTCGCCCGGGGTCACCCGACGCCTGATCCACCAGTTTGCCCAGGGCCCAAGGGTTTCCGCGGGTTCGCCGACGGCGCCGTCCGACTTGGCCAAGCACCTGACCGATCGCGAGCGAGAGGTCGTCGGCCTCGTTGCTCAGGGGCTCTCCAATGAGGAGATCGCCGGTCAGTGGTTCGTCAGCCAGGCGACCGTACGCACGCACGTCAGCCGCGCGATGACCAAGATGTACGCCCGCGACCGCGCTCAGCTGGTCGTCCTCGCCTACCAGCACGGTCTAGCCACGCCGCCGAACTGA
- a CDS encoding isochorismatase family protein has product MSAAALIVVDVQNDFCEGGSLAVQGGAAVAADIATYVQQSEADYAHVVATADWHQDPGEHWSSNPDYVDTWPVHCEIGTPGADFHPAVQPAIGRVEAVFRKGRFAAAYSGFEGTTDQDGRAIGLADWLRARGVDRVDVVGIATDHCVRATALDAASEGFATRALLPMTAGVAPETTDKALAELRAAGVELVGEPVVAA; this is encoded by the coding sequence ATGAGCGCTGCAGCCCTGATCGTGGTCGATGTGCAGAACGACTTCTGCGAGGGCGGCTCCCTGGCCGTTCAAGGAGGGGCCGCCGTGGCGGCCGACATCGCGACCTACGTCCAGCAGTCCGAGGCCGACTACGCCCACGTCGTCGCGACGGCCGACTGGCACCAGGACCCAGGCGAGCACTGGTCGAGCAACCCCGACTACGTCGACACCTGGCCGGTGCACTGCGAGATCGGTACGCCTGGAGCGGACTTCCACCCCGCGGTCCAGCCCGCGATCGGGCGGGTCGAGGCGGTGTTCCGCAAGGGCCGGTTCGCGGCGGCGTACAGCGGGTTCGAAGGAACGACCGACCAGGACGGCCGAGCCATCGGTCTGGCCGACTGGTTGCGCGCACGCGGCGTCGACCGGGTCGATGTCGTCGGGATCGCCACGGACCACTGCGTGCGTGCGACCGCGTTGGACGCCGCGAGCGAGGGCTTTGCCACCCGGGCGCTGCTGCCGATGACTGCCGGCGTCGCGCCCGAAACGACCGATAAGGCGCTCGCCGAGCTGCGCGCTGCCGGCGTCGAGCTGGTGGGCGAGCCCGTCGTCGCCGCCTAG
- a CDS encoding HelD family protein, with protein MSTVDQAHAELEREQQHLDELFDRRDSLIGTVARDRAAHLATAHDEADRTTAAAAVAALTRREQELERADRGLCFGRVDTDEGEQRYIGRIGLPSEDEDADPLLVDWRAPAARPFYTATAAQPLGLHRRRHIRTDQRTVLSIDDELLDAENTSDASGLVGEAALMEALDARRTGAMGDVVATLQGEQDEIIRASHRGCLVVQGGPGTGKTAVALHRAAYLLFTHTHLVERGVLVVGPSPAFLDYIDQVLPSLGETQVVATTVERLLPGAEVGRVDTAAAAEVKGRALWADVLRRSVQARQPVSRAIEVPYDGERVTLDEPAVAEILARARAGQASHHLARERFREQAIDALAAAALKRAAQLLEEVEHGFEDILGKLDKSLRKQAEVVGVRSSSRGVQVDGVATAEDAADLRRDLATSPDVLAELDSVWPTLDPQRILGGLLADRAVLAEYAPELTDADRAVVCRPEGAAWSVPDIALLDELADLVGETDRAGEVAADNSRTLAERASADRTWAFGHVIVDEAQELSAMQWRMLVRRCPTRSFTLVGDVNQAYAPGSAPSWEDALASSFGDRWRRTELTISYRTPREVMERTAPVLAAAGSSVEPPRSVRSNDRLPTRREVLEARLVTEVTDAARELSERYRGGQVAVIALPGRHEALRAALGSSAEGHAQVRLVSPLDSKGLEFDAVVLVDPHAVAAGPRGWSSLYVCMTRCTQELHIVVPSDGSITPDVDVLAGQGWSSR; from the coding sequence ATGTCAACCGTTGATCAGGCACACGCAGAGCTGGAGCGCGAGCAGCAGCATCTGGACGAGCTCTTCGACCGCCGCGACAGCCTCATCGGGACCGTGGCTCGCGACCGGGCCGCCCACCTCGCAACGGCCCACGACGAAGCGGACCGTACGACGGCTGCCGCGGCAGTCGCCGCACTCACCAGACGGGAGCAGGAGCTGGAGCGCGCCGACCGAGGGCTCTGCTTCGGGCGGGTGGATACCGACGAGGGGGAGCAGCGCTACATCGGCCGGATCGGGCTGCCGAGTGAGGACGAGGACGCCGATCCGTTGCTCGTGGACTGGCGTGCCCCGGCGGCACGGCCGTTCTACACGGCGACCGCCGCACAGCCGCTCGGCCTGCATCGTCGTCGCCACATCCGCACTGACCAACGGACCGTCCTCAGCATCGACGACGAGCTGCTGGACGCCGAAAACACCTCAGACGCAAGCGGTCTCGTCGGTGAGGCCGCTCTGATGGAGGCGCTGGACGCGCGGCGTACAGGCGCGATGGGCGACGTCGTCGCCACCCTGCAGGGTGAGCAGGACGAGATCATCCGGGCCTCGCACCGCGGCTGCCTGGTGGTGCAGGGCGGTCCCGGCACGGGCAAGACCGCCGTGGCACTGCACCGAGCGGCGTACCTCCTGTTCACCCACACCCACCTGGTCGAGCGAGGCGTCCTGGTCGTCGGTCCGTCGCCGGCATTCCTGGACTACATCGACCAGGTGCTGCCATCGCTGGGGGAGACACAGGTGGTGGCGACCACGGTCGAGCGTCTGCTGCCGGGTGCCGAGGTCGGCCGCGTCGACACCGCCGCCGCGGCCGAGGTCAAGGGCCGCGCGCTGTGGGCCGACGTGCTGCGGCGCAGCGTCCAGGCGCGACAGCCGGTCTCTCGCGCCATCGAGGTCCCTTACGACGGTGAGCGCGTGACGCTCGATGAGCCCGCCGTCGCAGAGATCTTGGCGCGTGCCCGTGCCGGTCAGGCATCGCACCACCTGGCGCGCGAGCGCTTTCGCGAGCAGGCGATCGATGCGCTGGCTGCAGCCGCTCTCAAACGGGCTGCCCAGCTGCTCGAGGAGGTCGAGCACGGGTTCGAGGACATCCTCGGCAAACTCGACAAGAGCCTGCGCAAGCAGGCGGAGGTGGTCGGCGTCCGCAGCAGCAGCCGCGGCGTCCAGGTCGACGGCGTGGCGACGGCTGAAGATGCGGCGGACCTGCGTCGTGATCTGGCCACGAGTCCCGACGTGCTCGCCGAACTCGACTCCGTGTGGCCGACCCTGGATCCTCAGCGCATCCTCGGAGGGCTCCTCGCCGACCGCGCGGTGCTCGCCGAGTACGCACCTGAGCTCACGGATGCCGACCGTGCGGTCGTCTGCCGGCCCGAGGGCGCAGCGTGGTCGGTGCCGGACATCGCCCTTCTGGATGAGCTCGCGGACCTGGTCGGAGAGACGGATCGGGCAGGCGAGGTAGCCGCGGACAACAGCCGAACGCTCGCCGAGCGGGCGAGTGCTGACCGCACCTGGGCGTTCGGGCACGTCATCGTCGATGAGGCGCAGGAGCTCTCGGCGATGCAGTGGCGGATGCTCGTACGCCGTTGCCCCACAAGGTCTTTCACGCTAGTGGGCGATGTCAACCAGGCGTACGCCCCGGGCTCGGCTCCGTCATGGGAAGACGCCCTGGCGTCGTCGTTCGGAGACCGGTGGCGGCGTACGGAGCTGACGATCAGCTATCGCACTCCTCGGGAGGTGATGGAGCGTACGGCGCCGGTGCTCGCAGCGGCCGGCAGCTCGGTCGAGCCGCCTCGGTCGGTCCGGTCGAACGACCGGCTACCGACGCGTCGTGAGGTGCTCGAAGCGCGCTTGGTGACCGAGGTGACGGACGCCGCGAGGGAGCTGTCCGAGCGTTATCGCGGAGGGCAGGTCGCGGTCATCGCGTTGCCCGGACGGCACGAGGCGCTCCGCGCGGCCCTGGGATCGTCCGCCGAGGGCCACGCGCAGGTCCGGCTCGTGTCTCCGCTGGACAGCAAGGGCCTGGAGTTCGACGCCGTGGTTCTGGTCGACCCGCACGCCGTGGCCGCCGGACCGCGCGGCTGGAGCTCGCTCTACGTCTGCATGACGCGGTGCACGCAGGAGCTGCACATCGTCGTACCCAGCGACGGGTCGATCACCCCGGACGTGGATGTGCTGGCTGGTCAGGGCTGGTCGTCGAGATAG
- a CDS encoding DUF2017 domain-containing protein has protein sequence MATAFRRKGSRVVGRMDTQEREVVISLFEQTRELVGGEDHVSSGDPLQDLIGGWDRAPIDPEEVASRDPALQRLLPPASRDDDQLAGDFRAMTEDNLRRQKATRLSTAIAAFGGEPGGAVGVDLERGGEKIEMDLGQAQAVMMALSDVRLVLGERLGLRTDEDSEELHAMLEAAEELEDPRMLLAAYYDFMTWLQESVTIAVMA, from the coding sequence ATGGCAACGGCGTTCAGGCGTAAGGGTTCTCGGGTGGTGGGCCGGATGGACACCCAGGAGCGCGAGGTCGTGATCAGTCTCTTCGAGCAGACCCGTGAGCTCGTCGGCGGCGAGGACCACGTCTCGTCCGGAGATCCGCTGCAAGACCTGATCGGTGGGTGGGACCGCGCGCCCATCGACCCCGAGGAGGTTGCGTCGCGCGACCCCGCGCTCCAGCGGCTGCTGCCACCCGCCAGCCGCGATGACGATCAGCTCGCGGGCGACTTCCGGGCCATGACGGAGGACAACCTGCGCCGGCAGAAGGCGACCCGGCTCAGCACCGCTATCGCGGCGTTCGGCGGCGAGCCGGGCGGTGCGGTCGGCGTGGACCTCGAGCGTGGCGGCGAGAAGATCGAGATGGACCTCGGTCAGGCGCAGGCGGTCATGATGGCCCTGTCCGACGTACGTCTCGTGCTCGGCGAACGACTCGGGCTGCGCACCGACGAGGACAGCGAAGAGCTGCACGCGATGCTCGAGGCGGCCGAGGAGCTCGAGGACCCGCGGATGCTGCTGGCGGCGTACTACGACTTCATGACCTGGTTGCAGGAGTCGGTCACCATCGCGGTCATGGCCTGA
- a CDS encoding ribokinase, whose translation MAAHVVVVGSINVDLSLMCDRLPAPGETVLARGLQRSPGGKGGNQAVAAARSGGVQTTMVGAVGDDPAGAEMRANLAASAVDVSTVATRRGEPTGLALISVDERGENTIVVVPGANSSLSVDDSVRSIVADADVVLAQLEVPQEIVVAAARARREGVPLILNAAPAAPLIEDLTLETDLLVVNEHEARVIAGVDDADGALAVLARQFPAVLVTLGDRGSVLRRRAYDDVRVTAPKVTAVDTTAAGDTFCGVLAAALAQAQDIGQAMRTATAASALAVQRTGAQASVPTFEETQQQVIEAFGHG comes from the coding sequence ATGGCAGCTCACGTGGTTGTGGTCGGCAGCATCAACGTCGACCTCTCACTGATGTGCGACCGTCTGCCAGCACCCGGTGAGACCGTGCTCGCACGCGGTCTGCAACGCAGTCCGGGCGGCAAGGGCGGCAACCAAGCGGTCGCCGCCGCGCGCAGTGGTGGCGTCCAGACCACGATGGTCGGGGCCGTCGGTGACGATCCGGCAGGCGCCGAGATGCGAGCCAACCTCGCCGCGTCCGCGGTTGATGTGTCCACCGTCGCCACGCGTCGTGGTGAACCCACCGGGCTTGCCCTCATCTCCGTCGATGAACGCGGCGAGAACACCATTGTCGTTGTTCCGGGCGCGAATTCCTCACTCTCCGTGGATGATTCGGTCCGCTCGATCGTCGCAGACGCTGATGTGGTGCTCGCTCAGCTGGAGGTTCCGCAGGAGATCGTTGTCGCAGCGGCACGCGCCCGCCGCGAGGGTGTGCCCTTGATCCTCAACGCGGCCCCGGCGGCACCACTCATCGAGGACCTCACTCTCGAGACCGACCTCCTGGTCGTCAACGAGCATGAAGCTCGCGTCATCGCCGGAGTCGACGACGCGGATGGGGCCCTGGCAGTCCTCGCCCGGCAGTTTCCGGCCGTGCTGGTCACGCTCGGCGACCGCGGCTCGGTGCTGCGGCGGCGGGCGTACGACGACGTCCGGGTCACCGCCCCCAAGGTCACCGCCGTCGACACCACCGCCGCCGGCGACACCTTCTGCGGCGTGCTCGCCGCGGCACTCGCCCAGGCCCAGGACATCGGACAAGCCATGCGAACGGCGACTGCTGCGTCCGCGCTCGCGGTGCAACGCACCGGCGCCCAGGCATCGGTACCGACGTTCGAGGAGACGCAGCAGCAGGTCATCGAGGCCTTCGGCCACGGATGA
- the clpS gene encoding ATP-dependent Clp protease adapter ClpS, with amino-acid sequence MSVAPPEQATPDVDTDTRTDVNVSEGLDRPWVTIVWNDPVNLMSYVSWVFQSYFGYSQEKAEKLMLAVHHEGRVVVSRGTREKMETDTEAMHGYSLWATFQKDE; translated from the coding sequence GTGTCCGTAGCCCCACCAGAGCAGGCGACGCCGGATGTCGACACCGACACCCGGACGGACGTCAACGTCTCCGAGGGCCTGGACCGTCCGTGGGTGACGATCGTCTGGAACGATCCGGTCAACCTGATGTCGTACGTCTCCTGGGTCTTCCAGAGCTACTTCGGCTACTCGCAGGAGAAGGCCGAGAAGCTCATGCTGGCGGTGCACCACGAGGGGCGTGTGGTCGTCTCGCGCGGGACGCGCGAGAAGATGGAGACCGACACCGAGGCCATGCACGGCTACAGCCTCTGGGCGACCTTCCAGAAGGATGAGTAG
- a CDS encoding ABC transporter ATP-binding protein, producing MSTQRLHDAVAVTGLTKRYGRRTVVDDVSLRIPRGSVTGLIGPNGAGKTTVMSMLLGLVRPTAGEGEVLGHDLHHPKAYLGQVGALIESPAFHTSMSGYDNLRNLVRLGKHDPSKVQELLDLVGLGDRGEDRYGAYSLGMKQRLGIAAALLGDPELVILDEPTNGVDPQGMRDIRNLVRRIAEDGRTVLVSSHLLAELEHVCDNLVVIDKGGLRYQGAMDGLPTARRDVIRVAANGSSGNLHELLVAQGFVATLSGPATEVTIGETDPTELAAHINQTAHAAGITLTELHHQRQTLEDRVLELVGNGSES from the coding sequence ATGAGCACTCAACGACTCCACGATGCGGTGGCGGTGACAGGCCTGACCAAGCGTTACGGCCGTCGTACCGTCGTCGACGATGTCTCCCTGCGGATCCCGCGTGGCTCCGTCACCGGTCTGATCGGCCCCAACGGCGCCGGCAAGACCACGGTCATGTCCATGCTGCTCGGCCTGGTCCGCCCGACGGCGGGTGAGGGCGAGGTGCTCGGCCACGACCTCCACCACCCGAAGGCCTACCTCGGCCAGGTCGGCGCGCTGATCGAGAGCCCGGCCTTCCACACCTCCATGAGCGGGTACGACAACCTGCGCAACCTCGTCCGTCTCGGCAAGCACGATCCGTCCAAGGTCCAGGAGCTGCTGGACCTCGTGGGTCTCGGGGATCGCGGCGAGGACCGTTACGGCGCGTACTCCCTCGGCATGAAGCAGCGCCTCGGCATCGCCGCTGCGCTGCTGGGCGACCCGGAGCTGGTCATCCTCGACGAGCCGACGAACGGCGTTGACCCGCAAGGGATGCGGGACATCCGCAACCTCGTCCGGCGGATCGCGGAGGACGGGCGTACGGTCCTCGTCTCCTCGCACCTGCTGGCCGAGCTCGAGCACGTCTGCGACAACCTCGTCGTCATCGACAAGGGCGGCCTGCGCTACCAGGGCGCGATGGACGGCCTCCCGACCGCACGCCGGGACGTCATCCGGGTCGCGGCTAACGGGTCGAGCGGCAACCTGCACGAGCTGCTCGTCGCGCAGGGCTTCGTGGCCACACTGTCCGGTCCGGCCACGGAGGTCACGATCGGCGAGACCGACCCGACCGAGCTCGCAGCCCACATCAACCAGACCGCACACGCAGCCGGCATCACTCTGACCGAGCTGCACCACCAGCGTCAGACGCTCGAGGACCGCGTCCTCGAGCTCGTCGGAAATGGAAGTGAGTCATGA